The following are from one region of the Rhodopirellula sp. P2 genome:
- the hisF gene encoding imidazole glycerol phosphate synthase subunit HisF, with product MLSARVIPCLDVHGGRVVKGTNFVNLRDAGDPVEVARRYEAEGADELVFLDITASHEERAILLDVVRRTAEQVFMPLTVGGGVRTVEDVRALLSAGCDKVSINSAAVTNPDFIRQAADRFGRQCIVVNIDPKRVQKDGEEFWEVHINGGRKPTGLQAVEWAKRVEELGAGEIVLTSMDADGTCDGYDIPITRAVSEAVRIPVVASGGAGHPDHLVEAIRDGKADAVLAASIFHFGTHPIGKTKQHMAEAGIPVRMPAEPFAT from the coding sequence ATGCTTTCCGCTCGCGTCATTCCCTGCCTCGATGTCCATGGCGGACGCGTCGTCAAAGGCACCAACTTCGTGAACCTGCGCGACGCTGGCGATCCTGTCGAAGTGGCTCGGCGGTACGAAGCCGAAGGCGCCGATGAACTGGTGTTCTTGGACATCACGGCCAGCCACGAAGAACGAGCGATCCTGTTGGATGTCGTTCGTCGCACGGCGGAACAGGTCTTCATGCCACTGACCGTTGGCGGCGGAGTGCGAACGGTCGAGGACGTGCGAGCGTTGCTGTCAGCCGGTTGCGACAAGGTTTCGATCAATTCGGCGGCCGTGACCAACCCCGATTTCATCCGTCAGGCCGCGGATCGATTCGGGCGTCAGTGCATCGTGGTCAACATCGATCCCAAACGAGTCCAGAAAGACGGCGAGGAGTTTTGGGAGGTGCACATCAATGGCGGCCGAAAACCGACCGGACTGCAAGCGGTCGAGTGGGCCAAACGAGTCGAGGAGCTGGGAGCCGGCGAGATCGTGCTGACCAGCATGGACGCCGACGGAACCTGCGATGGCTATGACATTCCGATCACCCGGGCGGTCAGCGAAGCGGTCCGGATCCCCGTTGTCGCCAGCGGCGGTGCTGGACACCCAGATCACCTCGTCGAAGCCATTCGCGATGGCAAAGCCGACGCGGTTTTGGCGGCCAGCATTTTCCACTTTGGGACCCACCCGATCGGGAAAACC
- the dnaN gene encoding DNA polymerase III subunit beta — translation MKITCQRDILANAFVLAASIAPSRSPKEILQNVKVTAAGDRITLMATDQEVGIRLDVTEGIEVETEGTALLPVARTGPILRESNDETITIETDEAGIKISGSRSKFRLPGNNPDEFPSVHEFDESKYHQISTRTFREMLRRTVFATDSESSRYALGGVLLEMEENSVIAVGTDGRRLARMEGTGESVGGHATSGMTTIVPTRAIGLIERALSDKDDFVEVASRGNDLLIRTPRAVISSRLVEGRYPNWRQVLPQRENAIQIDVVVGPLFAALRQAAIVTDLDSRGVDFTFADGTLKLEAKTADLGESQIELPIAYDGEPITLTMDHRYLADFCKVMDNESTVVMEIESAKSPALMQTDDGYAYVIMPMARDR, via the coding sequence CAACGCTTTCGTCCTCGCAGCATCGATTGCTCCGAGCCGGTCGCCGAAGGAGATTTTGCAGAACGTCAAAGTGACCGCCGCTGGCGACAGAATCACGTTGATGGCGACCGACCAAGAGGTCGGAATTCGGTTGGATGTGACCGAGGGGATCGAGGTCGAAACCGAGGGCACGGCTCTGCTGCCAGTGGCTCGCACCGGACCGATTCTGAGAGAGAGCAACGACGAAACGATCACCATCGAAACCGATGAAGCCGGAATCAAGATTTCGGGCAGCCGCAGCAAGTTCCGCTTGCCCGGAAACAACCCTGATGAATTCCCCAGCGTCCACGAATTCGACGAGTCGAAGTACCACCAAATCAGCACTCGCACTTTTCGCGAAATGCTCCGCCGGACCGTGTTCGCGACCGACTCGGAAAGCAGCCGCTACGCCCTCGGCGGCGTGCTGCTGGAGATGGAAGAAAATTCCGTCATCGCCGTGGGGACCGATGGCCGGCGATTGGCCCGGATGGAAGGCACCGGTGAATCGGTTGGCGGGCACGCCACCAGCGGCATGACCACCATCGTGCCGACACGAGCGATCGGTTTGATCGAACGAGCCCTCAGCGACAAGGACGATTTCGTGGAGGTCGCTTCACGCGGAAACGACCTGCTGATTCGGACCCCTCGAGCGGTCATCAGCAGCCGATTGGTCGAAGGTCGCTATCCGAACTGGCGTCAGGTTTTGCCCCAGCGAGAAAACGCGATTCAGATCGATGTGGTCGTCGGGCCTCTGTTCGCTGCTCTCCGCCAAGCCGCGATTGTGACGGACCTGGACAGCCGGGGGGTCGACTTCACCTTCGCCGATGGCACGCTGAAGTTGGAAGCCAAGACCGCCGACCTGGGTGAATCACAAATCGAGCTGCCGATCGCCTACGACGGCGAGCCGATCACGTTGACGATGGACCATCGCTACCTGGCCGATTTCTGCAAAGTGATGGACAACGAGTCGACCGTGGTGATGGAAATTGAATCGGCGAAGTCCCCCGCCCTGATGCAGACCGACGATGGATACGCTTACGTCATCATGCCGATGGCTCGTGATCGGTGA
- a CDS encoding DUF721 domain-containing protein — MIAMGQPPQSSGGESGRGASSPKRRPPKLVEEKPSGPRKIGSLVSQLMSRRGYASVGAESALTGTIKSAVDASIASSFRVGKLQRGVLMIYAVDSVVMQELTFQKRRILKKLAKEHPQAKILDLRFKVQAE; from the coding sequence GTGATCGCCATGGGACAGCCGCCCCAGTCATCCGGCGGTGAATCCGGTCGCGGTGCGAGTTCGCCGAAACGACGACCTCCCAAACTGGTCGAAGAGAAACCCAGCGGGCCGCGAAAAATCGGCAGCTTGGTTTCGCAATTGATGAGCCGCCGGGGCTACGCGTCTGTGGGGGCCGAGTCGGCTTTGACGGGAACGATCAAATCCGCCGTCGATGCCTCGATCGCTTCTTCGTTTCGAGTGGGCAAACTGCAACGCGGCGTGCTGATGATCTATGCGGTCGACAGTGTGGTGATGCAGGAGCTGACGTTCCAAAAACGCCGCATTCTGAAAAAGCTGGCCAAGGAACACCCGCAAGCCAAGATTCTGGACCTGCGTTTCAAGGTCCAGGCGGAGTAG